The following are encoded together in the Lathyrus oleraceus cultivar Zhongwan6 chromosome 3, CAAS_Psat_ZW6_1.0, whole genome shotgun sequence genome:
- the LOC127131243 gene encoding eukaryotic translation initiation factor 4 gamma-like: MISEAFKLKGLSEQVRNEFIRDAGIRLQARLARKAEEKARKEAEEKARLEEEQRIREAEEKAAAEAAAVAATAEAEAKVKVDAEEETHITAEEAAKARANALTQGEQSTFGFAPLVLKTLEELQKEQQVVRARLDHQDSVNTNIQNLLTQLLQRMPPPPNP, translated from the coding sequence ATGAtctctgaagccttcaaactcaaaggcctctctgaacaagtccgcaacgAATTCATCAGAGATGCTGGTATAAGGCTCCAAGCTCGCTTGGCCAGAAAGGCTGAGGAAAAGGCCAGgaaggaagcagaagagaaagctCGTCTGGAAGAGGAGCAGAGgatcagagaagctgaagaaaaggctgctgctgaagctgcTGCTGTTGCGGCTACTGCTGAGGCTGAGGCAAAAGTAAAAGTCGACGCTGAAGAAGAAACACACATTACTGCAGAGGAAGCTGCCAAGGCCAGGGCTAATGCTTTGACTCAGGGGGAGCAATCTACCTTTGGTTTTGCCCCTCTGGTCTTGAAGACTCTGGAGGAATTGCAAAAGGAACAACAAGTGGTACGAGCTAGGTTGGATCACCAGGATTCCGTCAACACCAACAttcagaacctgctgactcaactgctcCAACGGATGCCTCCGCccccaaacccttag